One region of Acanthopagrus latus isolate v.2019 chromosome 24, fAcaLat1.1, whole genome shotgun sequence genomic DNA includes:
- the LOC119014936 gene encoding SLIT and NTRK-like protein 5, with product MHIWILKIILLIASSLRLVEMYDNYGEICRNLCTCEEKEGILTVSCENRGIIRLTEVSPVHFSMYHLLLTGNLLKKLSVNDFINYTGVTILHLGNNDISEIESGAFNGLQGLKRLHLNNNKIEVLRDDTFAGLESLEYLQIDYNYITNIEPNALSKLHQLTVMILNDNLLSAMPPNIFRNVPLTHLDLRGNRLKMFPYIGLLEHMDKVVELQLEENPWNCSCELIALKAWLESIAYTALVGEVVCETPFRLHGRDLDEVSKQELCPRRPLEDTVRPAAPSSTNGYYQTTPAAVTASATSSAVFRSSSRPTKGTRQFNRTRLKPTSRFPGANPYNYGPIIAFQTKSPVPLDCPTDCTCNLQISEIGLNVNCQERKIESISDLKPKPYNPKKMYLTGNYIPVVRRSDFVDATGLDLLHLGNNRISLIHDRAFGDLTNLRRLYLNGNLMDRLTGEMFYGLQNLQYLYLEYNKIKEVDAGTFRYLPNLQLLFLNNNLLKTLPVGIFSSLSLSRLNLRNNYFQNLPVSGVLDQLKLLVQIDLFENPWDCSCDIVGMKIWLEQLSAGTVVNEVVCQTPRRHTGMDVRSIESELLCPDYSDASVSPTTLTEEPMDDRVVTTDAPRKFNTPSSTVPLSVLILSLLLVFIMSVFVAAGLFVVVMKKRKKSQSDRTSTNNSDVSSFNLQYSLYSNRSGPKVKAPAGHVYEYIPHPMGHMCKNPIYRSREGNTVEDYRDLHELKVTYRSAPDDERDSSTMRSPAYSVSTIEPRDNPSPVQDADHFFRGILEPDKQPHQSMASIPAGANLEYKYTGPVSYSYGPNFDVRRQFLHPERIRETVLYGTAPSTVYVEPNRNEYLELKAKLQSEPDYLEVLEKQTTFSQF from the coding sequence ATGCATATCTGGATCCTAAAAATAATCCTTCTGATTGCATCATCTCTGAGGCTGGTCGAGATGTATGACAATTATGGGGAGATCTGTCGAAACCTGTGCACGTGCGAGGAGAAGGAAGGGATCCTGACGGTGAGCTGCGAGAACCGGGGGATCATCAGACTGACGGAGGTCAGCCCGGTCCATTTCTCCATGTACCACCTCCTGCTGACGGGGAACCTCCTGAAGAAGCTGTCAGTCAATGATTTCATCAACTACACCGGGGTGACCATCCTGCACTTGGGGAACAATGATATCTCCGAGATAGAGTCGGGTGCCTTCAATGGACTCCAGGGATTAAAAAGGTTGCACCTGAATAACAACAAGATCGAAGTTCTGAGGGATGACACCTTCGCAGGACTGGAGAGTTTGGAATACCTACAGATTGATTATAATTACATCACCAATATAGAGCCCAACGCCTTGAGCAAGCTACACCAACTGACGGTGATGATTTTGAACGACAACCTGCTCTCCGCCATGCCCCCGAATATCTTCCGGAATGTTCCCCTCACGCACTTGGACCTGAGGGGGAACCGGTTAAAAATGTTCCCCTACATCGGCCTCCTGGAGCACATGGACAAAGTTGTGGAATTACAACTCGAGGAGAATCCGTGGAATTGCTCCTGCGAGCTCATCGCTCTGAAGGCCTGGCTGGAGAGTATAGCCTACACGGCTCTGGTGGGAGAGGTGGTGTGCGAGACGCCGTTCAGGCTCCACGGGAGGGACCTGGATGAGGTGTCCAAGCAGGAACTCTGCCCGAGAAGACCCCTGGAAGACACAGTCAGGCCCGCCGCCCCCAGCAGCACTAATGGATATTACCAGAccacacctgctgctgtgacagcctccgccacctcctcaGCTGTTTTTAGGTCCTCCTCCAGGCCTACTAAGGGCACACGGCAATTTAACAGAACTAGGTTAAAGCCCACTTCCCGGTTTCCAGGCGCTAACCCTTACAACTATGGCCCCATCATTGCTTTTCAGACCAAATCTCCTGTGCCTTTGGACTGTCCCACTGACTGCACGTGCAATCTGCAGATATCTGAAATCGGGTTAAATGTCAACTGTCAAGAGAGAAAGATTGAAAGCATTTCTGATCTGAAACCCAAGCCATACAATCCTAAAAAGATGTATCTCACTGGAAATTACATCCCTGTGGTGCGGAGATCAGATTTTGTCGATGCCACTGGATTGGATTTGCTTCACTTGGGAAACAACAGAATAAGTCTGATCCACGACCGCGCTTTTGGGGATTTAACCAACCTGCGTAGGCTGTATTTGAATGGTAATCTCATGGACAGGCTTACAGGAGAGATGTTTTATGGTTTGCAGAACTTGCAGTACCTCTATTTAGAGTACAACAAAATCAAGGAGGTTGATGCGGGCACGTTCCGCTACCTCCCTAATCTCCAGCTGCTTTTCCTCAACAATAACCTCCTGAAAACCTTACCTGTGGGCATCTTTTCCAGCCTCTCCCTGTCTAGGCTTAATCTGCGCAACAACTACTTCCAAAACCTGCCTGTGAGTGGTGTTTTGGATcagctgaagctgctggtgCAGATAGATCTGTTTGAAAACCCCTGGGACTGCTCCTGCGACATAGTAGGGATGAAGATATGGCTCGAGCAACTCAGCGCAGGCACTGTGGTTAACGAGGTAGTGTGCCAGACGCCCAGACGCCACACGGGGATGGACGTGCGCTCGATTGAGTCGGAGCTGCTCTGCCCTGACTATTCTGACGCCTCCGTCTCTCCGACCACCCTCACGGAGGAGCCCATGGACGACAGGGTCGTCACCACAGACGCCCCGCGGAAGTTCAACACCCCCAGCAGCACCGTGCCCCTCTCCGTCCTCATCCTCAGCCtcctgcttgttttcatcatgtctgtctttgtggCCGCGGGGctgtttgttgtggtgatgaAAAAGCGCAAAAAGTCCCAGAGTGACCGCACGAGCACCAACAACTCAGACGTCAGCTCTTTCAACCTGCAGTACAGCCTGTACAGCAACCGCTCTGGCCCCAAAGTTAAAGCCCCAGCCGGTCACGTCTACGAGTATATCCCCCACCCCATGGGCCACATGTGCAAAAACCCCATTTACAGGTCACGAGAGGGAAACACAGTGGAGGATTACCGTGACCTCCACGAGCTCAAGGTCACGTACAGGAGCGCCCCAGATGACGAGAGGGATAGCAGTACGATGAGGAGCCCTGCATACAGTGTCAGCACCATCGAGCCGCGTGACAACCCCTCCCCTGTCCAGGACGCTGACCACTTCTTCAGAGGCATCCTCGAGCCCGATAAGCAGCCCCATCAGTCCATGGCATCCATCCCAGCAGGTGCTAATTTAGAGTACAAGTACACAGGGCCCGTGTCGTACTCGTACGGCCCGAATTTTGATGTCAGACGTCAGTTCTTGCACCCGGAGAGGATAAGAGAAACAGTGCTCTACGGCACAGCACCCAGTACTGTTTATGTTGAGCCCAACAGGAATGAGTATTTGGAGCTTAAAGCTAAACTTCAGTCTGAGCCCGATTACCTCGAAGTTCTTGAGAAACAGACCACCTTTAGCCAGTTCTGA